A window of the Limanda limanda chromosome 8, fLimLim1.1, whole genome shotgun sequence genome harbors these coding sequences:
- the tubgcp6 gene encoding gamma-tubulin complex component 6: MYSSPNHPMKPSCTSSSITELLGTLCDCSLSGVSWKRRALGGVSKEGFRRALKRRAYDALLSKLFLDASKVSSSGPSATANTPPRNKVLMICFDLRVAGCREEAERLEDQLGKLPEEASSGLKEIDAVLELLVHLAGSAPPPSTSFNRDYMRRERPVLRRPEPWGYQSEELQRLEARSWGLVCGEEWGTLESLGETQGLMDAPPGTGLLALRTKLEVEEKFEKDTRMTLFGALQHTRTSDIDIRLDLPPVPSNIDVTGLAIRVPPCLDQSEDEGFQSSSNLTPDSQSEPSPVPDIDIWEAARTFEPGRRRCWESVGRPPGKSESLYLTEGGREAFDQLYRLWEGEMRVVSTETLSPVLPLDSQTQLVSNLLNVLIGVASTTFPLNQSIQFDVRPGVCISGASPESVARLLREVAQYGTNYLRLSNFSLKSADKKGLVFQAFTGGLRKYLHYYRACVLSTSPTLSLLTISFLFRKVGRQLRYLSELCCVDGPFGVGQATFPAGVKLLSYLYNEAQHNCSNENYPVLLSLLKSCCEPYTRFVYDWVYSGVFRDVHGEFMIQVNEEYLSSRDKNFWIQGYTLISKDVEDCVPIFLKHIANDVYVCGKTINLLKICCPQHYICWSELPVPRIAVTFSLQEVEEIEKDCAVYRGRMERIAKHSAISREEQALRTEQARQELINQVRASTAKTLESIRGRQVSQRLAEEAKKRERFEGFKQHLDQEQEWRSAAKKKQEEDDFSFARELRDREKRLQALEEQLEQTARKELIAQYSHLSEEAARRERRALWRVQRMRLDEARAQFLIHDREHTEALVEKYPLGQVGPPVEFLPPISSTAQSEQQQVPEQQREETQESDALPSPPPDPSSSPIIRLTAEPALISEAIDIKDFLPKLPNPDSQQVDVALQEIGSDLSEVCPTAQLVDYDFSAPFSPLEGIAGQASVQPRPRWGPAVQPDLIQNHPSFSHIPIGENMSQVMENVPKAPFTTPSSTHGHSSDANIEVGPFVSEVTAPLSFPNIHGHASDAHIQIQGHVSGVDDKKDEFVLTAEQDTKMEILEMKVAEKEDERKTTEPMKEDGVIVTAPFTTPGQGSGDHKVVTSVSDLRRGKSLEKNTQDQISDVHNKGDENFSLTNVHTHVSRELAADVVPAQPSSSTHGHSSDANIKVGQFVSEVTAPLSFPNIHGHASDCHIQIQGHVSGVDGPPPSPSVHGHSSDSHFKAGENVSDFVAVFPTSNVHGHASDTHFNVGEMVSNIVAPLSTPNVHGHSSDAHIKVGENVSEFVALFPTASIHGHSSDANMKVGEFVSNVSETIPRFSKHGHASDCTLQPGCHVSGDNPTLSLLPGSSYGHSSDSTLGVGCVVSGEEPKCPPMPGSAHGHSSDSNLGAGCVVSKAGPLPSPLPGSAYGHSSDSSLGIGCAVLGTQLQPSALPGSVYGHSSDSSLGVGCVVKSNQQKPENNEGPESESHGEQLVEGMGSWAAGSGLSPREQSEREYLLALSAQYQVDLYDDCYNLMASSPECQLLKQVTRGPWGLHTDPTLRRATDTTAVQLSEMVSLPVLIKHSVTTPLITHVSLVNKAVVDFFFVELGVERHFEALRHFLLMEDGEFAQSLSDLLFEKLGNRQTPGELLTPLVLNSILSKALQYSLHGDTPLAANFTFALRFFPETFHPHAPDSLNCLELRYKVDWPLNIIITDSCMNKYNRLFSFLLQLKHMVWSLRDVWFHLKRTALVKGAGRSVQFHQLQLYRHEMQHFVKVIQGYIANQILQVSWSEFTAKLATASDLDAIHRTHADYLNRAIFRGLLTEKAAPVMNIIHSIFSLILKFRAQLIAQPWDSQHGEAVHPSFIAMQQSYNTFKYYSHFLFKVVTKLVNRGYQPHLEDFLLRINFNNYYKDS, encoded by the exons ATGTACTCGAGCCCCAATCACCCCATGAAGCCCAgttgcaccagcagcagcatcactgagcTGCTGGGCACCCTGTGTGACTGCAGCCTGTCTGGAGTGTCATGGAAGCGTCGAGCCCTGGGTGGAGTCTCAAAGGAAGGATTCCGGAGGGCTCTCAAGAGGCGTGCTTACGATGCCCTGCTCTCCAAGCTGTTTCTGGATGCCAGTAAAGTTTCCTCCTCGGGACCGAGTGCCACCGCTAATACGCCGCCCAGAAACAAAGTCCTGATGATATGCTTTGACTTGCGGGTGGCAGGgtgcagagaggaagcagagaggttGGAGGACCAGCTCGGGAAGCTGCCGGAGGAAGCGTCCTCTGGCCTGAAGGAAATAGACGCAGTTCTTGAGCTCCTTGTGCACCTGGCTGGTTCTGCACCTCCACCCTCGACCTCTTTTAACAGGGACTACATGAGACGAGAGCGGCCCGTGCTGCGGAGGCCTGAACCCTGGGGCTACCAGAGCGAAGAGCTCCAGCGGCTGGAGGCCAGGTCGTGGGGGCTGGTGTGCGGGGAGGAATGGGGGACTTTGGAGAGTTTGGGTGAAACTCAGGGGTTGATGGATGCCCCTCCAGGTACAGGGCTGCTAGCTCTGAGGACCAAATTGGAAGTGGAAGAAAAATTTGAGAAGGACACCAGGATGACACTGTTCGGAGCACTGCAGCACACTCGCACTTCAGACATAGATATCAGACTGGACCTGCCTCCTGTTCCAAGTAATATTGATGTGACCGGGCTGGCTATCAGG GTCCCCCCCTGTTTAGATCAGTCTGAGGATGAGGGCTTCCAGTCGTCGTCCAACCTGACCCCAGACTCTCAGTCAGAGCCCAGCCCTGTTCCAGACATTGATATATGGGAGGCTGCCCGCACCTTTGAGCCCGGAAGACGCCGCTGTTGGGAGTCTGTGGGACG CCCACCAGGGAAAAGCGAGTCTCTGTATCTCActgagggaggcagggaggccTTTGACCAGCTCTATCGTCTCTGGGAGGGCGAGATGAGGGTGGTGAGCACTGAGACCCTCTCCCCTGTCCTCCCGCTGGACTCTCAGACACAACTGGTCTCCAACCTCCTCAACGTCCTGATCGGAGTGGCGTCCACAACCTTCCCTCTTAACCAG AGTATTCAGTTTGACGTCAGGCCTGGAGTGTGCATCTCGGGAGCCTCTCCAGAGAGCGTGGCTCGTCTCTTGAGGGAGGTGGCCCAGTACGGCACCAACTACTTGAGGCTGAGTAACTTTTCTCTGAAGAGTGCCGACAAGAAGGGCCTAGTCTTCCAG GCTTTTACAGGAGGTCTCAGGAAGTATCTGCATTACTACAGAGCTTGTGTTCTCAGCACTTCACCCACCCTCAGCCTGTTGACCATCAGCTTCCTCTTTCGTAAAGTTGGTCGCCAACTCAG GTACCTGTCAGAGCTGTGCTGTGTTGACGGGCCTTTTGGTGTGGGCCAGGCTACCTTCCCTGCA GGTGTTAAACTGCTGTCCTACCTGTACAATGAAGCACAGCATAACTGCAGCAACGAGAACTATCCGGTCCTGCTGTCGCTGCTGAAGAGCTGCTGTGAACCCTACACAAG GTTTGTGTATGACTGGGTGTATAGTGGCGTGTTCCGGGATGTTCATGGCGAGTTCATGATCCAGGTCAATGAGGAGTACCTCAGCTCCAGAG ACAAAAACTTCTGGATCCAAGGCTACACTCTGATCTCTAAGGATGTGGAGGATTGTGTTCCCATCTTCCTCAAACACATCGCCAATGATGTGTACGTCTGCGGAAAAACCATCAACCTCCTGAAGATCTGCTGCCCACAG CACTACATCTGCTGGTCGGAGCTGCCGGTGCCTCGTATTGCTGTCACCTTCTCCCttcaggaggtggaggagatcgAGAAGGACTGTGCTGTGTACCGCGGACGCATGGAGAGGATTGCCAAGCATAGCGCCATCAGCAGGGAGGAGCAG GCCCTGCGTACAGAGCAGGCACGCCAAGAGCTGATCAATCAGGTCAGAGCGTCAACAGCCAAAACTCTGGAAAGCATCCGTG GACGTCAGGTGTCACAACGTCTGGCTGAAGAGGCCAAGAAGAGGGAGCGTTTTGAGGGGTTTAAGCAGCATCTGGACCAAGAGCAAGAG TGGCGGAGTGCAGccaagaagaagcaggaggaggatgatttCAGCTTTGCCAGagagctgagagacagagagaagagactaCAAGCCCTGGAGGAGCAACTGGAGCAGACAGCCAG GAAGGAGCTGATTGCTCAGTACAGCCATCTGTCAGAGGAAGCTGCCCGCAGAGAGAGACGAGCCTTGTGGAGGGTGCAGCGAATGAGACTTGACGAAGCACGAGCTCAGTTCTTAATTCACGACAGAGAGCACACTGAG GCATTAGTAGAGAAATATCCTTTAGGACAGGTGGGACCTCCTGTGGAATTTCTGCCTCCTATTTCCTCAACAGCACAGTCTGAACAACAACAG GTGCCAGAGCAGCAGCGTGAAGAGACCCAGGAATCTGACGCTTTACCATCACCCCCACCCGACCCATCATCATCACCCATCATCCGCCTCACAGCAGAACCTGCGCTCATCTCTGAAGCGATCGATATCAAGGATTTCCTCCCCAAATTACCTAATCCTGACAGTCAGCAAGTGGACGTGGCCCTACAGGAGATCGGCTCTGACCTATCTGAAGTGTGCCCAACAGCACAACTAGTTGACTATGACTTCAGTGCCCCCTTTAGTCCACTCGAGGGTATCGCTGGCCAAGCCTCAGTTCAGCCCCGGCCTCGCTGGGGACCCGCAGTCCAGCCTGACTTGATCCAAAACCATCCGTCTTTCTCTCACATCCCCATCGGTGAGAATATGTCCCAAGTCATGGAGAATGTCCCCAAAGCCCCCTTCACCACACCCTCCAGCACCCATGGACACTCCTCTGACGCCAACATAGAGGTCGGGCCGTTTGTATCTGAGGTCACTGCTCCTCTATCGTTTCCCAACATCCACGGTCATGCCTCAGACGCCCACATTCAGATTCAAGGACATGTTTCAGGTGTCGA TGACAAGAAGGATGAATTTGTCCTCACGGCAGAACAGGACACTAAGATGGAGATTTTAGAAATGAAAGTAGCTGAAAAAGAAGATGAACGAAAAACTACTGAGCCTATGAAAGAAGATGGTGTGATAGTTACTGCCCCCTTCACCACACCAGGGCAAGGCAGTGGTGACCACAAAGTTGTGACAAGTGTTTCTGACTTGAGACGGGGGAAATCCCTTGAGAAAAACACTCAAGACCAAATCTCAGATGTTCATAACAAAGGCGATGAAAATTTTTCTTTGACTAACGTTCACACTCATGTCTCCAGAGAGCTGGCTGCAGATGTTGTTCCAGCCCAGCCATCATCCAGCACCCATGGACACTCCTCTGACGCAAACATAAAGGTCGGGCAGTTTGTATCCGAGGTCACTGCTCCTCTATCGTTTCCCAACATCCACGGCCATGCCTCAGACTGCCACATTCAGATTCAAGGACATGTTTCAGGTGTCGATGGTCCTCCACCTTCCCCCAGCGTTCATGGTCACTCTTCTGATTCTCACTTTAAAGCTGGGGAAAATGTCTCAGACTTTGTGGCTGTTTTTCCTACTTCCAATGTCCACGGCCATGCCTCGGATACCCACTTCAACGTTGGGGAGATGGTTTCTAACATAGTTGCCCCTCTGTCCACCCCTAATGTTCATGGTCACAGCTCAGATGCTCATATCAAAGTTGGGGAGAATGTTTCTGAATTTGTTGCACTGTTCCCTACTGCAAGTATCCACGGTCACTCTTCTGATGCAAATATGAAAGTGGGCGAGTTTGTATCCAACGTATCTGAAACAATACCTCGTTTTAGTAAACACGGGCATGCCTCAGACTGCACACTCCAGCCAGGCTGCCATGTGTCAGGGGACAACCCTACCTTGTCCCTTTTACCCGGCAGTTCTTATGGTCACTCCTCAGACTCGACGTTAGGTGTAGGATGTGTAGTTTCAGGAGAAGAACCAAAATGTCCTCCAATGCCTGGCAGTGCCCACGGTCATTCCTCAGACTCCAATCTAGGTGCCGGATGTGTTGTGTCCAAAGCTGGACCCCTTCCATCGCCACTGCCTGGCAGCGCTTACGGCCACTCCTCTGATTCGTCGCTGGGTATAGGTTGTGCGGTGCTGGGGACTCAGCTGCAACCCTCTGCACTACCAGGCAGTGTTTATGGCCACTCGTCAGATTCTTCACTTGGTGTTGGATGTGTAGTGAAGAGCAATCAGCAGAAACCAGAAAACAATGAAG GTCCTGAGTCGGAGAGTCATGGTGAGCAGCTGGTGGAGGGCATGGGGTCCTGGGCAGCAGGCTCTGGTTTGTCCCCAAGAGAACAGTCTGAGCGGGAATACCTCTTAGCTCTGTCTGCTCAGTACCAAGTGGACCTCTATGACGACTGCTACAACCTAATGG cttCCTCACCCGAGTGTCAGCTGCTGAAGCAGGTAACCCGGGGCCCCTGGGGCCTTCATACGGATCCCACTCTCCGCAGAGCGACAGACACCACTGCAGTCCAGCTCAGCGAGATGGTGTCCCTGCCGGTTCTGATAAAACACTCTGTCACGACCCCACTCATCACACA TGTGTCTTTGGTGAACAAGGCGGTGGTGGACTTCTTCTTTGTGGAGTTGGGAGTTGAAAGACACTTTGAAGCACTGCGCCATTTCCTGCTGATGGAGGACGGCGAGTTTGCCCAGTCCCTCAGTGATCTGCTCTTTGAAAAG ctgggCAATCGGCAGACTCCCGGCGAGCTGCTGACCCCCTTGGTCCTGAACTCCATCCTCAGCAAGGCCCTGCAGTACAGCTTGCACGGCGACACCCCCTTGGCCGCCAACTTCACCTTCGCCCTTCGCTTCTTCCCGGAGACATTTCACCCGCACGCCCCTGACTCCCTCAACTGCCTGGAGCTGCGCTACAAG GTGGACTGGCCGTTGAACATCATCATCACGGACAGCTGCATGAACAAATACAACCGCCTGTTCTcgttcctgctgcagctcaaacaCATGGTGTGGAGCCTCCGTGATGTCTGGTTCCACCTGAAGAGAACAG CGCTGGTGAAAGGTGCGGGTCGCTCGGTGCAGTTCCATCAGCTGCAGCTCTACAGACATGAGATGCAGCATTTCGTCAAGGTGATCCAGGGATACATTGCCAACCAGATCCTGCAGGTGTCGTGGAGCGAGTTCACAGCCAAGCTGGCCACTGCCAGCGACCTGGATGCCATCCACCGCACACATGCAGACTACCTGAACAGAGCCATCTTCAG gGGTTTGCTGACAGAGAAGGCAGCTCCGGTCATGAACATCATCCACAGCATCTTCAGCCTGATCCTCAAGTTCCGGGCCCAGCTGATCGCCCAGCCGTGGGACAGCCAGCACGGCGAGGCGGTGCACCCCAGCTTCATCGCCATGCAGCAGTCGTACAACACCTTCAAGTATtactctcacttcctcttcaaaG TGGTGACCAAGCTGGTTAACCGAGGCTACCAGCCTCATCTGGAGGATTTCCTCCTTCGCATCAACTTCAACAACTACTACAAAGACTCATGA